A portion of the Dehalococcoidia bacterium genome contains these proteins:
- the rnc gene encoding ribonuclease III, which translates to MVEEAFIHRLGVPWNDPALLRQALVHASYANEHPEARPSNERLEFLGDAFLDFVVAEELFRRCPHLPEGDLTALRSAVVEGKALAQVASLLGISEVLLLGKGEEASGGRERPSTLAGAFEALVGAVLLDQGYPRAREFVLRALGPLLERVVAQGAPKDPKSLLQERLQAEGKGLPEYRSGEVHEGGQERLFVAEVLVHGEVVGRGWGTRKSLAEQEAARQALARLYPEKG; encoded by the coding sequence ATGGTCGAGGAGGCCTTCATCCACCGCTTAGGGGTGCCCTGGAATGACCCCGCCCTTTTGCGTCAAGCCCTGGTGCACGCCTCCTATGCCAACGAACATCCGGAGGCCCGCCCCTCCAACGAGCGTCTGGAGTTTCTCGGCGACGCCTTCCTGGACTTCGTCGTGGCGGAGGAACTGTTCCGCAGGTGTCCCCACCTGCCCGAAGGTGACCTAACAGCTCTGCGTTCGGCAGTGGTGGAGGGAAAGGCTTTGGCCCAGGTGGCGTCCCTGTTGGGCATTTCTGAGGTTTTGCTCCTGGGCAAAGGGGAGGAGGCGAGCGGGGGACGGGAACGTCCCTCTACCCTGGCGGGAGCCTTTGAGGCCCTAGTGGGGGCGGTGCTCCTGGACCAGGGCTACCCGAGGGCACGGGAGTTCGTCCTGCGCGCCCTGGGCCCTCTCCTGGAAAGGGTGGTGGCTCAAGGCGCCCCCAAAGACCCCAAGTCCCTTCTGCAGGAGCGCCTGCAAGCAGAAGGCAAAGGCCTGCCCGAATATCGCTCAGGGGAAGTGCACGAGGGAGGACAGGAGCGCCTGTTTGTGGCCGAGGTGCTGGTGCATGGGGAAGTGGTGGGGCGGGGATGGGGCACTCGCAAAAGCCTCGCCGAGCAGGAGGCCGCCCGCCAAGCCCTGGCCCGTTTGTATCCCGAAAAGGGTTAA